The following proteins are co-located in the Nitrospira sp. genome:
- a CDS encoding ATP-binding protein, with product MSSPSSSSPSPNVPQYDAQALLNSQPVIVTVIDPATHHVQFQNETGLNKFGNIAGSACYEKIAGCPAPCDFCRMPEALHHGAVVSSEVPLPGNQFLLVHWSKATTAEGQTHIIETIADITEHKRTEQALHQSQKMEAVGRLAGGIAHDFNNLMMVVIGHAHRVMQQLGTHPAAREIDMISQAGLRAAALTKKLLTFSRRQVFEPKELEINTAIRDMEDLLQRMIGEHVQMVVVLHPEAGYVLMDPVQLEQIIMNLAVNARDAMPDGGLLNIETDHAELDESFTRLHPGATAGSFVKIVVQDAGCGMDADTLAHIFEPFFTTKGPDKGTGLGLATVYGILKQSRGYIDVASQPGKGSRFTVYLPRVEGEPAAAPVASIATKPAAAQETILLVEDDDSIRALISTVLQDQGYQVLAAEDGVQALQRLQVHKGPCHLVITDVIMPRMKSTVLIESVRTMKPEARVLYMSGYGGDTLQANGILEDTAFLQKPFLPTTLVEKVRELLKASPAR from the coding sequence ATGTCGTCACCATCGTCTTCCTCCCCGTCGCCCAACGTCCCGCAGTACGATGCACAGGCGCTGCTCAACTCGCAGCCGGTCATCGTCACCGTCATCGACCCCGCCACCCATCACGTGCAATTTCAGAACGAGACCGGGCTGAACAAATTCGGCAATATCGCCGGAAGCGCCTGTTATGAGAAAATCGCCGGATGCCCGGCGCCCTGCGACTTTTGCCGGATGCCCGAAGCGCTGCACCACGGCGCGGTCGTTTCCAGCGAAGTGCCGCTGCCGGGCAATCAGTTTCTCCTCGTTCATTGGTCGAAAGCCACGACCGCAGAAGGCCAGACCCACATCATCGAGACGATCGCCGATATCACCGAGCACAAACGCACCGAACAGGCGCTCCATCAGTCGCAGAAAATGGAAGCCGTGGGCCGGCTGGCCGGGGGCATCGCCCACGACTTCAACAATCTCATGATGGTCGTGATCGGCCATGCCCATCGTGTCATGCAGCAGCTGGGCACCCATCCGGCGGCGCGGGAAATCGACATGATCAGCCAGGCCGGGTTGCGCGCCGCCGCGCTCACGAAAAAACTCCTGACCTTCAGCCGCCGGCAGGTATTCGAACCCAAGGAACTGGAGATCAACACGGCTATCCGCGACATGGAAGATCTGCTCCAGCGGATGATCGGCGAACATGTCCAGATGGTCGTGGTCCTGCACCCGGAGGCAGGCTATGTCTTGATGGACCCCGTCCAGCTCGAACAAATCATCATGAACCTGGCGGTCAACGCCCGCGACGCCATGCCGGACGGCGGCCTGCTCAATATCGAAACGGATCACGCCGAGCTCGACGAATCGTTCACCCGGCTGCATCCGGGCGCCACCGCCGGCTCCTTCGTGAAAATCGTCGTCCAAGATGCCGGATGCGGGATGGATGCCGACACGCTGGCCCATATTTTCGAGCCCTTCTTCACCACGAAAGGCCCGGACAAAGGCACCGGACTCGGCCTGGCCACGGTCTATGGCATCCTGAAGCAAAGCCGCGGCTACATCGATGTCGCCAGCCAGCCGGGGAAAGGCTCACGATTTACTGTCTACCTCCCACGCGTGGAGGGGGAGCCTGCCGCCGCGCCGGTGGCCTCGATCGCCACCAAGCCAGCGGCCGCACAGGAAACCATTCTGCTCGTCGAAGACGATGACAGCATCCGCGCGCTCATCTCGACAGTCCTGCAAGACCAGGGGTATCAGGTGCTGGCGGCCGAAGACGGCGTGCAGGCCCTGCAACGCCTGCAAGTCCACAAGGGCCCCTGCCATCTGGTCATTACCGACGTCATCATGCCCCGCATGAAGAGCACGGTGCTCATCGAAAGCGTGAGAACCATGAAGCCGGAAGCCCGGGTGCTGTATATGTCCGGTTATGGAGGCGACACGCTGCAGGCCAACGGCATTCTCGAAGACACCGCCTTTTTACAGAAACCGTTCCTGCCCACCACACTCGTCGAGAAAGTTCGGGAACTTCTCAAAGCCTCCCCCGCGCGCTAA
- a CDS encoding thioredoxin family protein yields MSTVLDVRDDNYKEFTDSPAAVVAYGLATCEPCKQYDPILEETAAKFPGIKVGKAKMHVPGRCREIKKSHTFETYPTTHFFANGALLLTREGVVNPAELAALITDHLLK; encoded by the coding sequence ATGAGCACGGTCCTCGACGTCAGAGACGACAACTACAAAGAGTTCACCGACAGCCCTGCGGCGGTCGTCGCTTATGGGCTCGCCACCTGTGAGCCATGCAAGCAATACGATCCGATCCTGGAAGAAACGGCCGCGAAGTTTCCCGGCATCAAGGTGGGAAAAGCCAAGATGCATGTGCCAGGCCGCTGCCGCGAGATTAAAAAATCACATACCTTTGAGACCTACCCCACGACCCACTTCTTTGCAAACGGCGCCCTCCTCCTGACCCGAGAAGGCGTGGTAAACCCGGCCGAGCTGGCCGCCCTGATCACGGACCATTTGCTCAAATAG
- a CDS encoding redoxin domain-containing protein, with amino-acid sequence MSDVAPEIKVGDTAPDFNLKDQDQQDVKLSDFRGKKNVVLCFYPLDWSPVCQGENKCLTDDFPKFQSANAELFGVSCDSFFSHKAWADSMDLKHRLLSDVHRTTAKAYGLYFEPLNCSKRATVIVDKNGKVAYVKVQEIKVAREDKDILAALAKLS; translated from the coding sequence ATGAGCGATGTAGCACCGGAAATCAAGGTGGGCGATACAGCACCGGACTTTAACCTGAAGGACCAGGATCAGCAAGACGTGAAGCTGAGCGACTTTCGGGGCAAGAAGAACGTCGTCCTCTGCTTCTACCCGCTGGACTGGAGCCCGGTCTGCCAGGGTGAGAACAAGTGCCTGACCGACGACTTCCCCAAGTTCCAATCGGCCAATGCCGAGCTGTTCGGCGTTAGCTGCGACAGCTTCTTCTCCCATAAGGCCTGGGCCGATTCCATGGACCTCAAGCACCGCCTCCTGTCCGATGTCCATCGGACGACCGCCAAGGCCTATGGCCTGTACTTCGAGCCGCTGAACTGCTCCAAGCGCGCGACCGTCATTGTCGACAAGAACGGCAAGGTGGCCTACGTGAAGGTGCAGGAAATCAAGGTGGCCCGCGAGGATAAGGACATTCTCGCCGCCCTCGCGAAACTCAGCTAA
- the typA gene encoding translational GTPase TypA: MTQHRAPHDRRNDIRNIAIIAHVDHGKTTLVDAVLRQTHVHRKIDDMGERIMDSMDQERERGITIRAKNASVTYKGVKINIVDTPGHADFGGEVERTLRMVDGVLILVDAKEGPMPQTTFVLRKALALGHKAIVVINKIDRPDAVIDDVVNRTFDLFVHLGATDEQLDFPIVYAAAIKGQATLDVNKPGTDITPLLDTVLEKIPAPAINATAPLQILVLALVQDAYKGKMGIGKIQSGSIARRQNVMLLGKDGAQTLGKVSDLAVYSGLERVDTDKAEAGEIVAVAGLDEVSIGDTIADAENPIALPRVTVDEPTVQMSFSVNNSPFAGREGKYLTSRHLRDRLFKELETNVSLRVNETDSADRFLVAGRGELHLGVLIEQMRREGYELQVSQPEVIIHRDADGKATEPYEELTIQVPETYQGAVIEELGKRRGELRHMRLIHSDVGTSEMHLEYHIPTRGIMGLKNILLAKTRGTIIMHHVFAAYEPAEERDLLVSPHGSLVACEDGTSTGYAIFMVQERGTMFIGPGVDVYRGMVIGENSRDEDLDVNVCKEKQLSNMRASGTDEALVLTPPKEMSLEFALEYIGPDELVEVTPQNLRLRKRLLNADERRRAKKSGK, encoded by the coding sequence ATGACACAACACCGCGCCCCTCACGACCGCCGGAACGATATCCGGAACATCGCCATCATCGCCCACGTCGACCACGGCAAAACGACCCTCGTCGATGCCGTGCTGCGCCAGACCCACGTCCATCGCAAAATCGACGATATGGGCGAGCGCATCATGGATTCGATGGACCAGGAGCGGGAGCGCGGCATCACCATTCGCGCGAAGAACGCCAGCGTCACCTATAAAGGGGTGAAGATCAATATCGTCGATACGCCGGGCCATGCCGACTTCGGCGGCGAAGTGGAGCGCACCCTGCGCATGGTCGATGGGGTGCTGATCCTCGTCGATGCCAAAGAAGGCCCGATGCCACAGACGACCTTCGTGCTGCGCAAGGCCCTCGCGCTGGGACACAAGGCCATTGTCGTCATTAACAAGATCGACCGCCCCGATGCCGTGATCGACGACGTGGTGAACCGCACCTTCGATCTTTTCGTCCACCTGGGCGCCACCGACGAGCAGCTCGATTTCCCGATCGTCTACGCGGCCGCCATCAAGGGCCAAGCCACCTTGGACGTCAACAAACCGGGCACGGACATCACCCCGCTGCTGGATACGGTGCTCGAAAAGATCCCGGCTCCGGCCATCAATGCGACCGCGCCGCTGCAAATTCTCGTGCTCGCGCTCGTGCAGGACGCCTACAAAGGCAAGATGGGAATCGGGAAGATTCAATCCGGCTCGATTGCCCGCCGGCAGAACGTCATGCTGCTGGGCAAAGACGGCGCCCAAACCCTCGGAAAGGTTTCCGATCTGGCGGTCTATTCCGGCTTGGAACGAGTCGATACGGACAAGGCGGAAGCGGGAGAAATCGTCGCGGTGGCCGGCCTCGACGAAGTGAGCATCGGCGACACGATCGCCGACGCCGAAAACCCGATCGCGCTTCCGCGCGTGACGGTCGACGAACCGACCGTCCAAATGAGTTTCTCCGTCAATAACAGCCCCTTTGCCGGCCGGGAAGGCAAGTACCTCACGTCGCGCCACCTGCGCGACCGGCTCTTCAAGGAACTGGAAACCAACGTGTCCCTGCGCGTCAATGAAACGGACAGCGCGGACCGGTTCCTCGTGGCCGGCCGCGGCGAACTCCATCTCGGCGTCTTGATTGAGCAGATGCGGCGCGAAGGCTACGAACTCCAGGTCTCGCAGCCGGAAGTCATCATCCATCGCGACGCCGACGGCAAGGCCACGGAACCCTACGAGGAACTCACCATCCAGGTGCCGGAAACCTATCAGGGCGCCGTCATCGAAGAATTGGGCAAACGCCGCGGGGAACTGCGGCATATGCGCCTTATCCATTCCGACGTCGGCACGAGCGAGATGCATCTCGAATACCATATTCCCACCCGCGGGATCATGGGCTTGAAGAACATCCTGCTCGCGAAAACCCGCGGCACGATCATCATGCACCATGTGTTTGCCGCCTACGAACCGGCCGAAGAGCGGGATCTGCTGGTCTCGCCGCATGGCTCCCTGGTCGCCTGCGAAGACGGCACCAGCACCGGCTACGCCATCTTCATGGTGCAGGAACGGGGCACCATGTTCATCGGCCCCGGCGTGGACGTCTACCGCGGCATGGTCATCGGCGAAAACAGCCGGGACGAAGATCTGGACGTGAACGTCTGCAAAGAAAAACAGCTCTCCAACATGCGCGCGTCAGGGACCGACGAGGCCCTGGTCCTCACGCCTCCGAAGGAAATGTCGCTGGAGTTCGCGCTGGAATACATCGGCCCGGATGAGCTGGTTGAGGTGACCCCGCAGAACCTGCGTCTGCGCAAACGGCTGCTCAATGCGGATGAACGCCGCAGAGCCAAAAAATCAGGCAAATAG
- a CDS encoding glycosyltransferase: MRLETIIALCEWLFLLYLLGLTAGYLMLDLVAAVHLRSYMEERALANLPHGYTGFEPQISVLVPAYNEEATIAASVRSLLQLSYSEFEIIVVNDGSKDRTLAVLIDEFALVPFPEAYDLRLPTKPIRTVYHSTAHANLRVIDKENGGKADALNAGINLSRYPLYCGIDADSILQRDSLQLVVQPFLDDPHTVACGGTVRIANGCEVTNGFLTKVGLPTNLLALFQIVEYLRAFLFGRLGWSPINAMLIISGAFGLFHKDTVVGIGGYRHDTIGEDMELVVRLHRHMRLTGKLYRITFTPDPVCWTEAPEDLKTLKHQRVRWQRGLCESLTHNLDLLCHPKGGAVGWLAFPFMVFFEWLGPAIEIFGYVFVTIGFIAGFVSFNTWLILLLAAISMGILLSVSAFFLEEISFHVYPKPKHVLLLFLGSILENFGYRQLNSLWKLMGLYQWMRGKKAAWGTMTRKAAWQTR; the protein is encoded by the coding sequence ATGAGACTTGAGACCATCATCGCACTCTGTGAGTGGCTGTTCCTGCTCTATCTTCTCGGCCTGACGGCGGGATACTTGATGCTCGACCTCGTGGCCGCCGTCCATCTCCGCAGTTATATGGAAGAGCGGGCCCTCGCCAATCTGCCGCACGGCTACACCGGCTTTGAACCCCAAATCAGCGTGCTGGTTCCCGCCTATAACGAAGAAGCGACCATCGCCGCGTCCGTGCGGTCACTCCTCCAGCTCAGCTATTCGGAATTTGAAATCATCGTCGTGAACGACGGATCCAAGGATCGCACGCTGGCGGTGCTGATCGATGAGTTCGCCTTGGTGCCCTTCCCTGAAGCCTATGACCTGCGCCTCCCCACCAAACCGATCCGCACCGTGTACCACTCCACCGCCCATGCGAATCTGCGCGTGATCGACAAGGAGAACGGCGGGAAGGCCGACGCCCTCAATGCCGGCATCAACCTCTCACGCTATCCGCTGTATTGCGGCATCGACGCCGATTCCATTCTGCAACGCGACAGCTTGCAGCTGGTCGTCCAGCCCTTCCTCGACGATCCTCATACGGTCGCCTGCGGGGGAACCGTCCGCATCGCCAACGGCTGTGAAGTCACCAACGGCTTTCTGACCAAAGTGGGATTGCCCACTAATCTGCTGGCGCTCTTTCAAATCGTGGAATACCTGCGGGCCTTTCTCTTCGGGCGGCTCGGCTGGTCGCCCATCAATGCCATGCTCATCATCTCCGGCGCGTTCGGCCTGTTCCACAAGGATACCGTCGTCGGCATCGGCGGATACCGGCACGACACGATCGGCGAAGATATGGAGCTGGTTGTGCGGCTCCATCGCCACATGCGGCTCACAGGCAAACTCTACCGGATTACCTTTACGCCCGATCCGGTCTGCTGGACCGAAGCGCCGGAGGACCTCAAGACGCTCAAACACCAGCGCGTGCGCTGGCAGCGGGGCCTCTGTGAAAGTCTCACCCACAACCTCGACCTGCTCTGCCATCCCAAAGGCGGAGCCGTCGGATGGCTGGCCTTCCCCTTCATGGTCTTCTTCGAATGGCTCGGCCCGGCCATCGAAATCTTCGGCTACGTCTTTGTGACCATTGGGTTTATCGCCGGGTTTGTCTCATTCAACACCTGGCTCATCCTCCTGCTCGCCGCGATCAGCATGGGCATCTTATTGTCCGTCAGCGCGTTCTTCCTGGAAGAAATCTCCTTTCATGTCTATCCGAAACCCAAACATGTGCTCTTGCTGTTTCTGGGCTCCATTCTCGAGAACTTCGGCTACCGCCAATTAAACTCGCTCTGGAAACTCATGGGGCTCTATCAATGGATGCGGGGGAAAAAAGCCGCCTGGGGCACGATGACCCGCAAAGCGGCCTGGCAAACCCGCTGA
- a CDS encoding tetratricopeptide repeat protein encodes MISMDFRRSRNKAAGFFLLLIALSGLGGPCGVAAGAEARSHPARPRQALERAKQLEAAKQYPEALAAYRAYLEAQPDNDEVRATVAKLLAWQGHYDEAVALYRAVVDRHPLDHDSRIGLARVLAWQKQFAASQEQYELVLRDEPHNGEALTGLADVLLWSGHPDQAVPFYEQALAATGDAEVAARLRSLKTDLASAQPPPSSHVPVQTETARVLELARAFETEGRYPEAAAAYREALAVRSDDDEVRTRLARVLAWQGNHADSASLYREVLRRHPEDQESRVALARVLSWEKQFGEAQRLYEKVLQADPQHVDARRGLAELAHWQGHRADALAQYEALVAETHDPDIERQLQAVKSELLVSPQAAVGQGLTGLRLPYRDYAKIGYGHYSYTKGIPNERDFLFEVAKPIGDHTLVVRAEPINRFGAHDTPVSAELYSPLWPRAWGYVAAQGTINPSFAPNYSFVGDVHQGLGGLHSALAPIEASFGYRRLNYKKDDIDLLMPGLTIFLPLNVWLTEKLYAIPNTGAVTLSSQLTWRPADRMQVFASGSFGTSGERIVATQDFTRIGSRTIQGGVMVPINERFSAEASGYYEDRGLLYVRRGGNMNLIYHW; translated from the coding sequence ATGATCTCGATGGATTTCAGGCGCTCACGGAATAAGGCTGCCGGCTTCTTTTTGTTGCTGATCGCGTTGAGCGGTCTGGGCGGGCCGTGCGGTGTCGCCGCCGGGGCAGAGGCCAGATCCCATCCCGCCAGGCCGCGCCAGGCATTGGAACGGGCGAAACAGCTTGAGGCGGCCAAGCAGTATCCGGAGGCGCTCGCGGCCTATCGGGCCTACTTGGAGGCGCAGCCTGACAATGACGAGGTGCGCGCGACGGTTGCCAAATTGCTCGCATGGCAAGGCCACTATGACGAAGCGGTGGCGTTGTATCGCGCGGTCGTGGATCGGCATCCGCTCGATCATGACAGCCGAATCGGCCTCGCGCGGGTGTTGGCCTGGCAGAAACAGTTCGCCGCGTCCCAGGAACAGTACGAACTGGTGCTGCGCGATGAGCCGCACAATGGTGAGGCCCTCACCGGCTTGGCGGACGTGTTGCTCTGGAGCGGGCATCCAGACCAGGCCGTGCCGTTTTACGAACAGGCGTTAGCCGCAACGGGCGACGCCGAGGTGGCAGCCCGCCTCCGCTCGTTGAAGACGGACCTTGCGTCGGCACAGCCGCCGCCGTCCAGTCACGTGCCAGTTCAGACGGAGACGGCCCGTGTTCTCGAACTCGCCCGTGCGTTTGAAACGGAGGGCCGCTATCCGGAAGCGGCGGCCGCCTATCGCGAGGCCTTAGCTGTTCGGTCGGACGACGATGAGGTTCGCACGAGGCTGGCGCGGGTGCTGGCCTGGCAGGGAAACCATGCGGATTCGGCCTCGTTATATCGCGAGGTGCTGCGCCGGCATCCCGAGGATCAGGAATCACGAGTCGCGCTGGCCCGGGTGCTGTCCTGGGAGAAACAGTTTGGCGAGGCGCAACGGCTCTATGAAAAGGTATTGCAGGCCGATCCCCAGCATGTCGATGCCCGGCGGGGCTTGGCCGAACTGGCGCATTGGCAAGGGCATCGGGCGGACGCGCTGGCGCAGTACGAAGCGCTTGTCGCAGAGACGCACGATCCCGACATCGAACGGCAGCTTCAGGCCGTCAAATCCGAGCTCCTGGTTTCGCCGCAGGCGGCCGTCGGACAGGGATTGACCGGGTTGCGGCTGCCCTATCGCGATTATGCCAAAATCGGATACGGACATTATTCCTATACCAAGGGGATTCCCAATGAGCGGGACTTCTTGTTTGAAGTGGCGAAACCGATCGGCGATCACACGCTGGTGGTGCGGGCCGAGCCGATCAACCGGTTCGGCGCTCACGATACGCCGGTTTCGGCCGAACTCTACAGTCCATTATGGCCGCGCGCTTGGGGCTATGTGGCGGCGCAGGGCACCATCAACCCCAGCTTCGCTCCCAATTACTCGTTTGTCGGCGACGTGCATCAGGGGCTCGGCGGCCTCCATTCGGCGTTAGCCCCGATCGAGGCATCGTTCGGGTACCGCCGCTTGAATTACAAGAAGGACGACATCGATCTGCTCATGCCCGGGTTGACGATCTTTTTGCCGCTCAATGTCTGGCTTACGGAAAAACTCTATGCCATTCCCAACACCGGCGCGGTGACACTGTCGTCGCAGTTGACCTGGCGCCCGGCCGATCGCATGCAGGTGTTTGCTTCCGGCTCATTCGGAACCTCAGGTGAGCGGATTGTGGCGACGCAGGACTTTACCCGCATCGGCAGCCGGACCATCCAGGGCGGCGTCATGGTGCCAATTAACGAACGGTTTTCTGCCGAGGCCTCCGGCTACTACGAAGACCGGGGCCTTCTCTATGTCCGGCGTGGCGGGAACATGAACCTCATCTATCATTGGTAG
- a CDS encoding HEAT repeat domain-containing protein translates to MAETTLSTSINNIAWLATLILHALILVLLTWTLIIRHLRTATDRRRKAMVAVWRPILAESLIEAPASLPSIHPRDRILFLYLWNHLQESIKGESSEELCAIIHRTGMDTVVRHFLATGTMRQQLLAIVTLGHLKDASVWTQLAELAHADNAFLSIEAARALVRIDAPHAIPALVPLIAQRADWSPLKILAILQDAGDELVARALGEAAQHAPPVIAARLIRFLASIRNHRALPLIRPLLLRQPLHEDVLASCLTLFGQCSDPRDLPTVRQYLTHPTWFIRVQAATALGKMGIEEDEDRLKGLLTDSHWWVRYRAAEALSLLPSMTDDKLSTLVQTLPATEARKVLTPFVAKRIEASLITVPPLSAA, encoded by the coding sequence GTGGCTGAAACCACGCTATCAACTTCCATCAATAACATCGCCTGGCTCGCCACGCTCATCCTCCATGCCCTGATCCTGGTGCTGTTGACGTGGACCCTCATCATTCGCCACCTGCGCACCGCGACCGATCGGCGCCGCAAGGCCATGGTCGCGGTCTGGCGGCCGATCCTGGCAGAAAGTCTCATCGAAGCCCCAGCGTCGCTTCCCTCCATTCATCCCCGTGATCGGATCCTGTTTCTCTATCTTTGGAATCACCTGCAGGAATCCATCAAAGGAGAATCATCCGAGGAGCTCTGTGCCATCATCCACCGCACCGGGATGGATACGGTCGTGCGCCACTTTCTTGCCACAGGCACCATGCGGCAGCAACTGCTGGCCATCGTCACGCTCGGCCACTTGAAAGATGCCTCCGTCTGGACACAGTTGGCCGAACTGGCCCACGCCGATAACGCCTTTCTCTCGATCGAAGCCGCGCGTGCCCTCGTACGGATCGATGCCCCGCACGCCATTCCCGCCTTAGTCCCGCTGATTGCGCAACGGGCGGATTGGTCGCCGCTGAAAATCCTGGCGATCTTGCAGGACGCCGGGGACGAGCTCGTCGCCCGCGCCCTCGGGGAAGCGGCCCAGCACGCGCCGCCGGTCATTGCGGCCCGCCTGATTCGATTCCTCGCGTCCATTCGCAACCACCGCGCCTTGCCGCTGATCCGTCCCTTGCTCCTCCGCCAGCCGCTGCACGAAGACGTGCTGGCCAGCTGCCTGACGCTCTTCGGACAATGCAGCGATCCGCGCGACCTCCCGACCGTGCGGCAATACCTTACCCATCCCACATGGTTCATCCGCGTCCAAGCCGCCACCGCGCTGGGGAAAATGGGCATCGAAGAAGATGAAGACCGGCTGAAGGGACTCTTGACGGACTCCCACTGGTGGGTGCGCTACCGCGCCGCGGAAGCGCTCTCCCTGCTGCCGTCGATGACCGACGACAAACTCTCGACGCTCGTGCAAACCCTGCCGGCGACGGAAGCCAGAAAAGTCCTGACACCGTTTGTCGCCAAGCGTATTGAAGCCTCCCTGATCACGGTGCCGCCCCTCTCCGCCGCGTAG
- a CDS encoding response regulator transcription factor → MSVTHQPGKPTLLMAEDEEDTASLLRFLLERSGYQVVHAPDGKQAQQLIDTMPTPNLVLLDIMLPHMSGLQLLPYIRKKPEWKQVPIIMLTADSSEHDIQQALASGANDYMVKPFNPRELSARLSRFLKPAV, encoded by the coding sequence ATGAGCGTAACACATCAACCGGGCAAACCCACTTTGCTGATGGCCGAGGACGAAGAAGACACGGCTAGCCTGCTGCGCTTCCTGCTGGAACGGTCCGGCTACCAGGTCGTCCATGCGCCGGACGGGAAACAGGCGCAGCAGTTGATCGACACCATGCCGACGCCCAACCTGGTGTTGCTGGACATCATGCTCCCGCATATGAGCGGGCTGCAATTGCTCCCCTACATCCGCAAGAAACCGGAATGGAAACAGGTGCCGATCATCATGCTCACCGCCGATTCCAGCGAACACGACATTCAACAGGCCCTGGCCTCGGGCGCCAATGACTATATGGTGAAGCCGTTCAACCCTCGGGAGCTCTCCGCGCGCCTCAGCCGGTTCCTCAAACCGGCAGTCTAA
- a CDS encoding Hpt domain-containing protein: protein MSTMPPNQPATIGEALIVHVEADFEPLLPKFMTNRKKEVVTMREALAQQDFETVRKVAHGMKGAGGSYGFDRVTAMAAVIEQAAKTGTSPTIEAELAQLGHYLEQVQVVFD from the coding sequence ATGAGCACCATGCCCCCCAACCAGCCGGCAACCATTGGCGAGGCCTTGATCGTCCATGTCGAGGCGGATTTTGAACCGTTGCTGCCGAAATTCATGACGAACCGGAAAAAGGAAGTGGTCACGATGCGCGAGGCCCTGGCGCAGCAGGATTTCGAGACCGTGAGGAAAGTCGCCCATGGCATGAAGGGCGCCGGCGGCAGCTATGGCTTCGACCGGGTCACGGCCATGGCGGCCGTCATCGAGCAAGCGGCAAAAACTGGAACCAGCCCAACCATTGAGGCCGAGCTGGCACAACTCGGTCATTACCTGGAACAGGTCCAGGTCGTGTTCGACTAA
- a CDS encoding response regulator, translating into MSRTILCVEDEPDTGALLQATLERAGYAVVRAADGRQAVCLIETTLPPALILLDVVVPYVNGFELLAGLRRNPDWQHVPIVMVSADHYQPDIERALAEGANAYVVKTPGFQDLVETVHRLLPSPSLEAATEPAPELACVGAESPAPPRRRITKQSPAPQRKKTKKAS; encoded by the coding sequence ATGTCTCGTACAATTCTGTGCGTTGAAGACGAACCCGATACCGGCGCACTCCTTCAGGCCACCCTTGAGCGCGCAGGCTATGCCGTCGTGCGGGCCGCCGATGGCCGCCAGGCGGTTTGTCTCATTGAAACCACGCTGCCGCCGGCGCTGATCCTGCTCGATGTTGTCGTGCCCTATGTCAATGGATTTGAATTGCTCGCCGGATTGCGCCGGAATCCTGATTGGCAGCATGTCCCGATCGTCATGGTCAGCGCCGATCATTATCAACCGGACATCGAGCGGGCGCTGGCCGAAGGGGCCAATGCCTATGTCGTGAAAACGCCCGGCTTCCAGGATTTGGTTGAAACGGTACACCGGCTGCTGCCTTCTCCAAGCCTCGAAGCGGCAACCGAGCCCGCACCAGAGCTGGCCTGTGTCGGGGCGGAGTCCCCTGCCCCTCCCCGGCGGCGGATCACGAAACAGAGCCCGGCTCCCCAGCGCAAAAAAACGAAAAAGGCTTCGTAA